A genome region from Nicotiana tabacum cultivar K326 chromosome 13, ASM71507v2, whole genome shotgun sequence includes the following:
- the LOC107820859 gene encoding protein NUCLEAR FUSION DEFECTIVE 4-like yields the protein MADSMVKNPNFGLCNFTLQFLRGRWFMMFASFLIMAGAGATYLFGVYSKVIKSTLGYDQSTLNLLGTCKDLGANVGVLSGLLAEVTPTWFVLLVGSVMNFAGYFLIWLAVTKKIATPKVWQMCIYICIGANSQNFANTGSLVTCVKNFPESRGMMLGLMKGFVGLSGAIFTQLYLAIYGNDSKSLILLIGWLPALLSILFIFNIREMKSSRHPNEVRVFYQNLAISISLALLLMGLTISQKYLKFSHNAYVACATIVCVVLFLPCIIAIREEFYTWKLKRKEIMQPPTKIIVEKTHLPVSEIVELENFSMAKTQEKNEVGCFSNICNKPKRGEDYTILQALLSVDMLILFVATFCGLGCSLTAVDNLGQIGESLGYPSHTISTFVSLVSIWNYFGRVFSGFVSEKILLKWKVPRTLMMTFALLLPSIGDLLIAFPFPSSVYVASLLIGFSFGIQLTLLFIIISELFGLKYYSTLFNCGQLASPIGSYVLNVKIVGKLYDKEALKQLASKGLTRSMVKELVCIGKQCYRNSFIILACVNAFGALVSLILVWRTKDYYKTDIYKRFRDEMEANEKEMKMVARK from the coding sequence ATGGCTGACTCAATGGTGAAAAATCCTAATTTTGGATTATGCAATTTCACTTTGCAATTCCTACGTGGACGTTGGTTTATGATGTTTGCTTCATTCTTGATTATGGCTGGAGCAGGCGCGACGTATTTGTTTGGTGTATATTCCAAAGTTATAAAATCGACTCTTGGATATGATCAGTCCACTCTTAATCTTCTTGGTACGTGCAAAGATTTGGGTGCTAATGTTGGGGTTCTTTCTGGACTTTTAGCCGAGGTAACACCAACTTGGTTCGTTCTTTTAGTTGGATCAGTCATGAATTTTGCTGGATATTTTCTTATTTGGCTAGCCGTGACCAAAAAAATTGCAACACCTAAAGTATGGCAAATGTGTATTTACATATGTATTGGTGCTAATTCTCAGAATTTTGCTAATACAGGTTCACTTGTTACATGCGTTAAAAATTTCCCAGAGAGTAGAGGAATGATGTTAGGTTTAATGAAGGGTTTTGTAGGGTTAAGTGGTGCAATTTTCACACAACTTTATCTTGCTATTTATGGTAATGATTCTAAGTCTTTAATTCTTCTCATTGGTTGGCTTCCTGCTTTGCTTTCCATTCTTTTCATCTTTAACATTAGGGAGATGAAAAGTTCTAGACATCCCAATGAGGTTAGAGTCTTTTACCAAAACCTTGCTATCTCAATTTCCTTGGCTTTGTTATTGATGGGGTTAACAATTTCCCAAAAGTATCTTAAATTCTCACACAATGCTTATGTAGCATGTGCCACTATTGTTTGTGTGGTACTTTTCTTGCCATGTATTATTGCAATAAGGGAGGAGTTTTACACTTggaaattgaaaaggaaagaaataatgCAACCCCCTACTAAGATTATTGTTGAAAAAACCCATTTGCCGGTGTCAGAAATTGTGGAGTTGGAGAATTTTTCTATGGCAAAAACACAAGAAAAGAATGAAGTTGGATGCTTTAGTAATATTTGCAATAAGCCAAAAAGGGGTGAGGATTATACCATATTACAAGCCCTTTTAAGTGTGGACATGTTAATTCTATTTGTGGCCACATTTTGTGGACTAGGGTGCAGTTTAACAGCAGTGGATAATTTGGGTCAAATTGGTGAGTCCTTAGGTTATCCATCTCATACAATTAGCACATTTGTGTCCCTAGTGAGCATATGGAACTATTTCGGCAGGGTTTTCTCTGGGTTCGTCTCTGAAAAGATTCTCTTGAAATGGAAAGTCCCACGCACGCTGATGATGACCTTCGCTCTACTCTTACCAAGCATTGGCGACCTCCTCATTGCCTTCCCATTCCCGAGTTCAGTTTATGTGGCATCGTTGCTGATAGGCTTCTCTTTTGGTATCCAGTTGACGCTTCTTTTTATCATAATATCAGAGCTCTTTGGATTGAAGTATTATTCAACGTTATTTAATTGTGGACAATTGGCTAGTCCTATTGGATCATATGTGTTGAATGTGAAAATTGTGGGCAAACTTTATGATAAGGAGGCATTGAAGCAACTAGCAAGTAAAGGTTTGACAAGATCAATGGTGAAAGAACTGGTTTGCATTGGAAAGCAATGCTATAGGAATTCTTTTATTATACTTGCTTGTGTGAATGCATTTGGAGCTCTTGTTTCTTTGATTTTGGTATGGAGAACTAAGGATTACTACAAGACTGACATTTACAAAAGATTTAGGGATGAAATGGAAGCAAATGAAAAGGAGATGAAGATGGTTGCTCGAAAATAG